A section of the Oryza sativa Japonica Group chromosome 1, ASM3414082v1 genome encodes:
- the LOC107280832 gene encoding uncharacterized protein, protein MVHDDGSVEDKIDLEEMLRQAEPEMLMGSARGLNNFEALQKAAKEVLYDESKGCDSEFTTLRSVLELMRLKARHGWSDTSFDSLLELLQKMLPRPNSLPSSTYQAKKLICPLSLEGRKKDGMIRHPADAHQWINFDAQYREFAKDPRNIRFALSTVGVNPFGDISSSHSTWQGPHQPGIDIDVFLEPLLEDIADLWKDGLKVWDEYLREYFTVKAIIFVTINDYPAMFSVSGQIKGKTGCVICLNGTYYRYLPGSNKLVYMRHWRFLRTNHKYRKMKAEFDGTEETDPTPKPISGEKVCAMTEKIVCEFGKMTKKPSKGTKRKKPEKNTKQGDSKKQDDSSKPDDKLPPPFKKHSIFFKYLPYWKDLEVWHAIDVMHLEKNVFDNIVGTLLDMPKKTKDGLQSRMDLVEMGIREELHPQEGEKNGKVYLPPACFTLTPKEKKSVCNSLRDVRVPIGFSSNISRLVSMKDFSVSGYNSYDCHVLLTVFLAIAIRAIKPKHLKVAITRLCYFFNAVSQKVISLEELGNLHTFAHETQCQLEMCFPPSFFDMMEHLIVHIVPQMVALGPLYLHQMWSYEHYMAVLKGYVRNHAHPEGSMVEGYSTEEVVECCIDYLKYGYAIGVPVPRHEGRLSGRGTIGKKRFVTHDHKSFQEAHFSVLHQFAIVEPYIDQHIELIRANNKGRTTEWIMKEHKRLFIDWLRDLDLPEGQTTDEITMKRLACGPSTTVNSWQGYDINVYSFSTRARDNKTCTQNSGVRVEWVKYPNGVNVDKFGLTVVDLASVGHKDDPWVLANRVAQVFYVKDPSILKKDIVLPGKQKILGVDGVEDVEDYNQYDSMPLYSQFVQKIKNVETSTQKIVKPYMRTDGVGKNVKG, encoded by the exons ATGGTGCATGACGATGGTTCTGTTGAGGACAAAATCGATCTAGAGGAAATGTTACGTCAAGCAGAACCCGAGATGCTGATGGGGTCGGCTAGAGGGTTAAATAACTTTGAAGCTTTACAGAAGGCAGCAAAGGAAGTTTTGTACGATGAGTCGAAGGGTTGTGACAGTGAGTTCACAACACTCCGGTCAGTTCTTGAACTTATGAGGTTAAAGGCGAGACATGGATGGTCTGATACCAGTTTCGACAGTCTGTTAGAACTTCTGCAGAAAATGCTCCCGAGGCCTAACTCACTACCATCCAGCACATATCAAGCAAAGAAACTCATATGCCCCCTTTCACTTG AAGGGCGCAagaaggatgggatgattcgacACCCGGCAGATGCTCATCAGTGGATAAACTTTGATGCTCAGTATAGAGAGTTTGCTAAAGACCCACGGAATATTAGATTTGCCCTGAGTACTGTTGGAGTTAATCCTTTTGGTGACATAAGCAGCTCACATAGTACTTGGCAA GGACCCCATCAGCCTGGTATTGATATTGACGTATTTCTTGAACCATTGTTGGAAGATATAGCTGATTTATGGAAAGATGGATTGAAAGTGTGGGACGAGTACTTAAGGGAATACTTCACAGTGAAGGCCATCATCTTCGTGACCATTAACGATTATCCAGCAATGTTTTCAGTTTCAGGTCAAATTAAAGGTAAAACAGGATGTGTGATCTGCTTGAATGGAACGTACTATAGGTATCTCCCGGGTTCCAACAAGCTTGTGTACATGCGGCACTGGCGGTTCCTACGCACAAATCACAAGTACCGCAAGATGAAGGCGGAGTTCGATGGTACTGAAGAGACTGATCCTACACCAAAACCTATATCGGGAGAAAAGGTGTGTGCAATGACAGAGAAAATTGTTTGCGAGTTTGGAAAAATGACTAAGAAACCATCAAAGGGGACAAAGCGCAAGAAACCCGAGAAGAATACGAAACAAGGGGATAGTAAGAAGCAAGATGATAGTTCGAAGCCAGATGATAAACTCCCTCCCCCATTCAAGAagcattccatattttttaagtacctccCGTACTGGAAAGATCTGGAGGTTTGGCATGCCATAGACGTCATGCAtctagagaagaatgtgtttgacaacatagttggaacattgttggacatgccgAAGAAGACTAAAGATGGTCTGCAATCAAGGATGGACCTAGTCGAGATGGGAATCAGGGAAGAGTTACACCCTCAAGAAGGAGAAAAGAATGGCAAAGTATATCTTCCACCAGCCTGTTTCACACTGACACCTAAGGAGAAGAAGTCAGTTTGCAACTCACTCCGTGATGTCAGAGTGCCCATAGGTTTCTCATCAAACATCAGTCGACTAGTTTCAATGAAAGATTTTTCGGTATCTGGTTATAATTCATACGACTGCCATGTCTTGCTCACCGTGTTTCTTGCAATTGCAATAAGGGCCATAAAACCGAAGCATTTAAAGGTTGCTATCACaaggttgtgctactttttcaacgcAGTGTCACAGAAGGTTATTAGTCTCGAAGAGTTAGGAAATCTCCATACATTCGCACATGAGACACAGTGCCAACTTGAGATGTGTTTCCCTCCGTcattttttgatatgatggagcacCTCATTGTTCACATAGTGCCGCAGATGGTTGCACTTGGCCCATTGTacctccatcaaatgtggtcatACGAGCATTACATGGCGGTTTTGAAGGGTTACGTTCGAAATCATGCACATCCAGAGGGATCAATGGTTGAGGGTTATAGTACTGAAGAGGTTGTCGAGTGCTGTATCGATTACCTCAAATATGGATATGCAATTGGAGTACCTGTGCCTCGACACGAAGGCAGGTTGAGTGGCAGGGGAACGATAGGAAAGAAGAGATTCGTCACCCATGATCACAAATCATTCCAAGAAGCTCACTTTAGCGTGCTTCATCAGTTTGCTATCGTTGAGCCGTACATCGATCAACATATCGAACTAATACGAGCTAACAATAAGGGTCGCACCACCGAGTGGATAATGAAAGAACACAAGCGTCTCTTCATAGATTGGTTGCGAGACCTAGACTTACCTGAGGGACAAACTACCGATGAAATAACTATGAAGCGGTTGGCTTGTGGTCCATCAACTACAGTAAATTCttggcaaggatatgacattAATGTATACTCGTTTAGCACAAGAGCCCGAGATAATAAGACCTGTACGCAAAACAGCGGTGTCCGTGTGGAG TGGGTAAAATACCCGAACGGGGTCAATGTTGATAAGTTTGGTCTTACTGTTGTTGACCTGGCGAGTGTGGGTCACAAGGATGACCCTTGGGTACTCGCCAATCGCGTGGCacaagtgttttatgtgaaagACCCTTCAATTTTGAAGAAAGATATAGTGCTACCAGGGAAACAAAAGATATTGGGAgtggatggggttgaagatGTCGAAGATTACAACCAATACGATAGTATGCCACTTTATAGTCAGTTTGTACAGAAGATTAAGAATGTTGAGACATCTACTCAGAAGATCGTGAAGCCTTACATGCGCACGGACGGTGTGGGCAAAAATGTTAAAGGGTAA
- the LOC4325791 gene encoding calvin cycle protein CP12-1, chloroplastic: MASTLTNVGLSTPAAAASSLVRPVAGAGRVVFPRVGRGGFAAVRASGPATPPDISDKMSESIDKAKEACAEDTASGECAAAWDEVEELSAAASHARDKLKETSDPLEAYCKDNPETDECRTYDN, encoded by the coding sequence ATGGCGTCCACGCTGACCAACGTCGGCCTGTctaccccggcggcggcggcgtcgtccctCGTTAGGCCGGTCGCCGGAGCTGGACGCGTGGTGTTTCCCCGTGTTGGCCGCGGCGGGTTCGCGGCGGTGAGGGCGAGcgggccggcgacgccgccggacATCTCGGACAAGATGTCGGAGAGCATCGACAAGGCGAAGGAGGCGTGCGCGGAGgacacggcgagcggcgagtgcgcggcggcgtgggacgaggtggaggagctgagcgcggcggcgagccacGCGCGCGACAAGCTCAAGGAGACCTCCGACCCGCTCGAGGCCTACTGCAAGGACAACCCGGAGACCGACGAGTGCCGCACCTACGACAACTGA
- the LOC4323899 gene encoding acidic endochitinase SE2, with protein MHCYISLSSICRSTKQYTMATRANGSSCSLASLMAAIFFLLVVSSRGAHGGRIAIYWGQNGNEGTLADTCATGNYAFVNLAFLCSFGSGQAPQLNLAGHCDAYSGACANLTADIARCQSMGVKVLLSIGGGAGGYSLASKQDVSHLARYLWESFLGGRPSAPGGRRPLGDAVLDGVDFDIEGGGGDPRYYGDLAAYLKAYSGKGAAGKEVLLSAAPQCPFPDQWVGKALDTGLFDYVWVQFYNNPPCQYAAGSGGGAANLLDAWRQWTSGVEARYIFLGLPASPGAAGSGFIPVGSLESQVLPALKASSKYGGVMLWSRYYDDQDGYSSAIKNAV; from the coding sequence ATGCATTGCTATATCTCTCTCTCGTCGATCTGCAGATCGACCAAGCAATACACAATGGCCACTCGGGCAAACGGCAGCTCATGCTCCCTGGCCAGCCTCATGGcggccatcttcttcctcctagtCGTCTCCTCCCGGGGCGCCCATGGCGGCAGAATTGCCATCTACTGGGGCCAGAACGGCAACGAGGGCACCCTCGCCGACACCTGCGCCACGGGCAACTACGCCTTCGTCAACCTCGCCTTCCTCTGCAGCTTCGGCTCGGGCCAGGCCCCGCAGCTCAACCTCGCCGGCCACTGCGACGCCTACTCGGGCGCCTGCGCCAACCTCACCGCCGACATCGCCCGCTGCCAGTCCATGGGCGTCAAGGTCCTCCtctccatcggcggcggcgccggcggctactCGCTCGCCTCCAAGCAGGACGTGTCCCACCTCGCCCGGTACCTCTGGGAGAGCTTCCTCGGCGGCCGCCCGtcggcgccgggcggcaggaGGCCGCTCGGCGACGCGGTGCTCGACGGCGTCGACTTCGAcatcgagggcggcggcggcgacccccgCTACTACGGCGACCTCGCCGCGTACCTCAAGGCGTACAGCGGCAAGGGCGCCGCCGGCAAGGAGGTGCTCCTCTCGGCGGCGCCGCAGTGCCCGTTCCCGGACCAGTGGGTCGGCAAGGCGCTCGACACCGGCCTGTTCGACTACGTGTGGGTGCAGTTCTACAACAACCCGCCGTGCCAGTACGCcgcagggagcggcggcggcgccgccaaccTGCTCGACGCATGGCGCCAGTGGACGTCGGGGGTGGAGGCCAGGTACATCTTCCTCGGGCTGCCGGCGTCGCCCGGCGCGGCGGGGAGCGGGTTCATCCCGGTGGGGAGCCTCGAGTCGCAGGTGTTGCCGGCGCTGAAGGCGTCGAGCAAGTACGGCGGGGTGATGCTGTGGTCCAGGTACTACGACGATCAGGATGGATACAGCTCCGCCATCAAGAATGCCGTCTGA